A part of Ziziphus jujuba cultivar Dongzao chromosome 8, ASM3175591v1 genomic DNA contains:
- the LOC112490962 gene encoding uncharacterized protein LOC112490962 codes for MWAGLLNVQRTPYFFFRQVLVGLEHAVHKQYQQYIKRPKVYLWPASTTTGTKAGRTVQIILNLAGFKNVKSKEFFAEIWTHFVGSKNRHNTVKFVFKALNEIETSKNVLLLRSIWFDGDVCD; via the exons CTGTTAAATGTTCAAAGAACTCCCTATTTCTTTTTCCGTCAGGTACTAGTTGGGCTGGAACATGCAGTGCACAAGCAATACCAACAGTATATAAAAAGGCCCAAG GTTTATCTCTGGCCTGCTTCCACTACGACGGGCACGAAAGCAGGAAGAACTGTCCAAATCATATTAAATTTAGCTGGTTTCAAGAATGTTAAGTCTAAG GAATTTTTCGCTGAAATTTGGACACACTTTGTTGGCTCAAAGAATCGTCATAACACGGTTAAGTTTGTTTTCAAGGCCCTTAATGAG ATTGAAACGTCCAAGAATGTTCTGTTGTTGAGAAGTATCTGGTTTGACGGAGATGTCTGTGATTAA